One genomic region from Phocoena sinus isolate mPhoSin1 chromosome 3, mPhoSin1.pri, whole genome shotgun sequence encodes:
- the THEG gene encoding LOW QUALITY PROTEIN: testicular haploid expressed gene protein (The sequence of the model RefSeq protein was modified relative to this genomic sequence to represent the inferred CDS: deleted 2 bases in 1 codon), giving the protein MPLSHAKRRKPQLQEPLKLPAFTRVTSTGTVLNHVGCTILGMNTAQLYMKTTRAKLQGWEGPSTRGDRQQSSLYSHRMSEAADQPERGQDDGTLGLQGPTYENRGSREPKYRGLDDGHLGLEDQEEETPPEEVTGEEFVDAQNPEEALAELERVLEKDAEEGVPEMSRLSISQRTPGTSVGWERRKKRRLFELAKPKTNWQVLKDRMGCCCRGYAWISPSMRNLQFCVYWPSVYWTERFLEDTTLTITVPKVSRRVAELARPKRFYSEYYNSNRTTPIWPIPRSTLEHRASSRLRELATPKVRSNIWSIHMSEVSQVSRAARMATPSTRIIQLAKPRAPAALLEEWDPMPKPKPHVSDYNRLLHLAMPKAQSDMCVPDRDPRWEVLEVTKKAVASPRIVSLAKPKVRRDLSEDYNLRPLACTSLPLPRASPKKHERPRPGPSAHSP; this is encoded by the exons ATGCCCCTGTCCCATGCCAAGCG GCGGAAGCCCCAGCTGCAGGAGCCGCTGAAGCTGCCCGCCTTCACGCGGGTAACCTCCACGGGCACTGTGCTGAACCATGTGGGCTGCACCATCCTGGGCATGAACACGGCGCAGCTGTACATGAAG ACAACGAGAGCAAAGCTGCAGGGCTGGGAAGGGCCCAGCACACGGGGGGACCGCCAGCAAAGCTCGCTCTACAGCCACCGCATGTCGGAGGCCGCGGACCAGCCAGAAAGGGGGCAGGATGACGGCACCCTGGGCCTCCAGGGCCCCACGTATGAGAACCGAGGGTCCAGGGAGCCCAAATACCGGGGTCTGGACGATGGGCACCTGGGATTGGAAGACCAAGAGGAGGAAACTCCCCCTGAGGAGGTGACTGGGGAGGAATTCGTGGACGCCCAGAACCCGGAGGAGGCCCTCGCGGAGCTGGAGAGGGTTCTGGAGAAAGACGCGGAGGAGGGCGTGCCTGAGATGAG CCGGCTGTCCATCTCCCAGAGGACCCCTGGCACCTCcgtgggctgggagaggaggaagaagaggcggCTGTTTGAGTTGGCGAAACCCAAGACCAACTGGCAAGTCTTGAAAGACAG GATGGGGTGCTGCTGCAGGGGCTACGCCTGGATCTCC CCCAGCATGAGGAACCTGCAGTTCTGTGTCTACTG GCCATCTGTGTACTGGACAGAGAGGTTTCTTGAGGATACCACCCTCACCATCACGGTGCCCA AGGTGTCCCGCCGGGTGGCGGAGCTGGCCCGACCTAAGAGGTTCTACTCAGAGTATTACAACAGCAACAG GACCACCCCCATCTGGCCCATTCCCCGGTCCACCTTGGAGCACCGAGCGTCCAGCCGCCTGCGGGAACTGGCCACCCCGAAGGTCCGGAGTAACATCTGGAGTATACACATGTCTGAG GTGTCCCAAGTGTCCAGGGCAGCCCGGATGGCCACCCCCAGTACGAGGATCATCCAGCTGGCAAAGCCCAGGGCTCCAGCCGCCCTGCTGGAAGAGTGGGACCCCATGCCAAAACCCAAGCCACACGTGTCAGACTATAACCGTCTCCTTCACCTGGCCA TGCCCAAGGCCCAGTCGGACATGTGTGTTCCTGACCGAGACCCGCGCTGGGAGGTGCTGGAGGTCACCAAGAAGGCGGTGGCCAGTCCCCGCATCGTGTCCCTGGCCAAACCCAAAGTGCGGAGGGACCTGAGCGAGGACTACAACC TGCGTCCCCTCGCCTGCACGAGCTTGCCACTCCCAAGAGCGTCACCAAAAAAGCATGAGcggcccaggcctggcccctcaGCCCATTCCCCGTAA